From the genome of Neomonachus schauinslandi chromosome 5, ASM220157v2, whole genome shotgun sequence, one region includes:
- the PROSER2 gene encoding proline and serine-rich protein 2 yields MPVNRQQSDSSEMDSDVSPSCGLSDLSRGGSLDSRSSSSRSRSLTLDDESLKYLTHEEKDVILFFEETIDSLEDDFEEQVLCDGHSLGSLGERASGQSEPGEVTDLVQPAPEAGESECLPAGTEAAGAGPVGKEDIPVFEGRNPEARGPSSPDSAGPQTPPVPPSQPVAAAAAPPRKELPAPMPPAEHPKLPRSVPTPLVIAQKMSEKLAGNEVLSPTSPSKEGKPGDWRTLPSGAPRNGDPFLGHRHTAQPAPKIHRFPSNISMTNSAGKEFNKTISKAAVSVQERKARVLANINGVSFLASGEAEYRAPRADVTEQGTHGQSKPHPIHETVSTRAGSHAGTQQQSRGVQTEQCLPLPNGFQSIHDVLKSEPSAFVVSTGKTVTFRPDPVLAGKLARQNASRSFYEHRQPDCGQDARKRSGSLPRAVGFRPQGITVQFSGRGSTEEARREALRKLGLLKENL; encoded by the exons ATGCCTGTGAACCGCCAGCAGTCAGACTCGTCGGAGATGGACTCAGATGTGTCCCCCAGCTGCGGGCTCAGTGACCTGAGCAGAGGGGGCAGCTTGGACAGCCGAAGCAGCAGCTCCCGCTCTAGGAGTTTGACTTTG GATGATGAGAGCCTGAAGTACCTGACCCATGAGGAAAAGGATGTCATCCTGTTTTTTGAAGAGACCATTGATTCCCTGGAAGACGACTTTGAAGAGCAAGTCCTGTGTGATGGCCACTCTCTGGGGTCTCTGGGAGAGCGTGCTTCCGGTCAGTCCGAGCCAGGAGAGGTCACTGATTTAGTGCAGCCAGCACCGGAGGCAGGGGAATCGGAGTGCCTCCCGGCTGGGACGGAAGCAGCAG GGGCTGGCCCTGTCGGGAAGGAAGACATTCCTGTCTTTGAAGGCAGGAACCCAGAAGCCAGGGGTCCCTCCTCGCCAGACTCCGCAGGCCCACAGACCCCTCCTGTGCCACCCTCTCAGCCTGTGGCCGCAGCGGCAGCGCCCCCCAGGAAAGAGCTGCCCGCCCCCATGCCCCCCGCAGAGCACCCCAAACTGCCCCGCTCCGTTCCTACCCCACTGGTAATCGCTCAGAAAATGTCTGAGAAGTTGGCAGGAAATGAAGTGCTTTCACCCACGTCCCCCTCCAAGGAGGGCAAGCCTGGGGACTGGAGGACACTGCCTTCGGGGGCCCCTCGGAACGGGGACCCCTTCCTGGGGCACAGACACACGGCCCAGCCCGCGCCCAAGATCCACCGCTTCCCAAGCAACATCAGCATGACCAACAGCGCGGGGAAGGAGTTCAACAAGACCATCTCCAAAGCAGCCGTCAGCGTGCAGGAGCGGAAGGCCCGGGTCTTGGCCAACATCAATGGCGTCTCTTTCCTGGCCTCCGGGGAAGCGGAATACCGGGCCCCCAGGGCTGATGTCACCGAGCAGGGGACGCACGGCCAGAGCAAGCCCCACCCCATCCACGAAACCGTGTCCACGCGGGCTGGCAGCCACGCCGGCACTCAGCAGCAGTCCAGAGGCGTGCAGACAGAACAGTGCCTGCCGTTGCCCAACGGCTTCCAGAGCATCCACGACGTCCTCAAGAGTGAGCCCAGTGCCTTCGTCGTCTCCACGGGAAAAACTGTCACCTTCCGTCCAGACCCGGTGCTTGCCGGCAAACTTGCCCGCCAGAATGCCAGCAGGAGCTTTTACGAGCACCGGCAGCCGGACTGTGGCCAGGATGCCAGGAAGCGGTCGGGTTCGCTGCCCAGGGCTGTTGGGTTCAGGCCCCAGGGCATCACCGTCCAGTTCTCCGGCCGCGGGTCCACGGAGGAGGCCCGCCGGGAGGCCCTGCGCAAGCTCGGACTTCTGAAGGAGAACTTGTGA